A genomic window from Micromonospora violae includes:
- a CDS encoding aldo/keto reductase — protein MTIPHLTAADGTALPAIGLGTYQLNGSAGVDAIGQAIRAGYRLLDSAVNYENEGAVGRAARAAGDVRDELIVTSKLPGRHHRYDEALTTIEESVFRTGLDRVDLYLIHWPNPKEDLYVQAWRALIEARERGLVRHIGLSNFLPEHIERLVAETGVAPVVNQIEVHPYFPQQEALDYHREHGILVQGWSPLGHGNDLQRHSVITEIAAAHGVSPAQTILAWHVARQAIPLPKAASPQRQVENLDVFDITLTDAEVEAITALGRPDGRLSDQDPAVYEEF, from the coding sequence ATGACGATTCCGCACCTGACGGCTGCCGACGGCACTGCCCTGCCGGCGATCGGGCTCGGCACGTACCAACTCAACGGTTCGGCGGGTGTCGACGCGATCGGTCAGGCGATCCGGGCGGGCTATCGGTTGCTCGACTCGGCGGTGAACTACGAGAACGAGGGCGCGGTGGGCCGGGCGGCCCGGGCGGCCGGCGACGTACGGGACGAGCTGATCGTCACGTCGAAGCTGCCGGGGCGGCACCACCGCTACGACGAGGCGCTGACCACCATCGAGGAGAGCGTGTTCCGCACCGGCCTCGACCGCGTCGACCTGTATCTGATCCACTGGCCGAACCCGAAGGAAGACCTGTACGTGCAGGCGTGGCGGGCGCTGATCGAGGCCCGCGAGCGGGGCCTGGTCCGGCACATCGGGCTCTCCAACTTCCTGCCGGAGCACATCGAGCGGCTGGTGGCCGAGACCGGGGTCGCCCCGGTGGTCAACCAGATCGAGGTGCATCCGTACTTCCCGCAGCAGGAGGCGCTCGACTACCACCGTGAGCACGGGATCCTGGTGCAGGGGTGGAGCCCGCTCGGGCACGGCAACGACCTGCAACGGCACTCGGTCATCACCGAGATCGCGGCGGCGCACGGTGTCAGCCCGGCGCAGACGATCCTCGCCTGGCATGTGGCACGTCAGGCGATTCCGCTGCCCAAGGCCGCTTCCCCGCAGCGGCAGGTCGAGAACCTGGACGTCTTCGACATCACGCTCACCGACGCCGAGGTGGAGGCCATCACCGCGCTGGGCCGCCCGGACGGGCGTCTCTCGGATCAGGACCCGGCGGTGTACGAGGAGTTCTGA
- a CDS encoding CGNR zinc finger domain-containing protein has protein sequence MSTQLALALVSTVRHDGNGGVADDLDDLAGLTTWLHEQAEPLREYVGDLDLVASAADERTRLDVVAVRRAARSLFAVAVRPGPPSRADSASLLSCQEAVAQLNQAAGALPVRPVLNWAQGTTPSLAWRGEAAADARLAITAGLARAVIELLASPTRDLLRACPAPRCVRYFVKDHPRQEWCKPSCGNRARVARHYQRHTTAR, from the coding sequence ATGTCAACGCAGCTCGCGCTCGCCCTGGTCAGCACCGTTCGGCACGACGGCAACGGCGGCGTCGCCGACGACCTCGACGACCTGGCCGGCCTGACCACCTGGCTCCACGAGCAGGCGGAGCCACTGCGGGAGTACGTCGGCGACCTCGACCTGGTCGCCAGCGCCGCCGACGAGCGGACCCGGCTCGACGTGGTGGCGGTGCGCCGCGCCGCGCGGAGCCTCTTCGCCGTGGCGGTCCGCCCAGGCCCGCCGAGCCGGGCCGACTCGGCCTCGCTGCTCTCCTGCCAGGAGGCGGTCGCCCAGCTCAACCAGGCCGCCGGGGCGTTGCCGGTCCGGCCGGTGCTGAACTGGGCGCAGGGGACCACGCCCTCGCTCGCCTGGCGTGGCGAGGCGGCGGCCGACGCGCGGCTCGCGATCACCGCCGGGTTGGCGCGGGCGGTCATCGAACTCCTCGCCAGCCCGACCCGCGACCTGTTGCGCGCCTGCCCCGCACCCCGCTGTGTGCGCTACTTCGTCAAGGACCACCCGCGGCAGGAATGGTGCAAGCCATCCTGCGGCAACCGGGCCCGGGTCGCCCGCCACTACCAACGCCACACCACAGCGCGGTAG
- a CDS encoding ABC transporter ATP-binding protein translates to MSTTTDSATRPAPADQPGGDGTPLLELRDLQMHFTARGEGWLGRNAHQIRAVDGVSLQLRAGETLGLVGESGCGKTTTGRLITRLLEPTGGQVLYQGTDITHLKEKDLRPYRRELQLIFQDPYSSLNPRHTVGTIIGAPLRVHNIVRKGKELDRVRELLEVVGLNPEHYNRYPHEFSGGQRQRIGIARALAVQPKVIVADEPVSALDVSIQAQVMNLLEDLRKEFTIAFVFIAHDLGVVRHFCDRVAVMYLGRVVEIGDRDSLYGTPAHPYTQALLSAVPDLGVVRGATPKPRIRLAGDVPGPMDPPTGCRFRSRCWKAEEICATTTPPLLQVGDSHAAGCHFAGSSQEPAAAGQAA, encoded by the coding sequence ATGAGCACCACCACCGACAGCGCGACCCGCCCCGCCCCGGCCGACCAGCCGGGCGGGGACGGTACGCCGCTGCTGGAGCTGCGCGACCTGCAGATGCACTTCACCGCTCGGGGCGAGGGATGGCTCGGCCGCAACGCCCACCAGATTCGGGCCGTCGACGGGGTGTCACTGCAACTGCGCGCGGGCGAGACACTCGGACTGGTCGGCGAATCCGGCTGCGGCAAGACCACCACCGGGCGTCTCATCACCCGGTTGCTGGAACCGACCGGTGGGCAGGTCCTCTACCAGGGCACGGACATCACCCACCTGAAGGAGAAGGACCTGCGGCCGTACCGGCGGGAGCTGCAGCTGATCTTCCAGGACCCGTACTCGTCGCTCAACCCGCGGCACACGGTGGGCACCATCATCGGCGCGCCCCTGCGGGTGCACAACATCGTGCGCAAGGGCAAGGAACTGGACCGGGTCCGGGAGTTGCTGGAGGTGGTGGGGCTCAACCCCGAGCACTACAACCGCTACCCGCACGAGTTCTCCGGCGGCCAACGGCAGCGCATCGGCATCGCCCGTGCGCTGGCCGTACAGCCCAAGGTGATCGTCGCCGACGAACCGGTCAGCGCCCTCGACGTGTCGATCCAGGCGCAGGTGATGAACCTCCTCGAAGACCTGCGCAAGGAGTTCACCATCGCGTTCGTCTTCATCGCCCACGACCTGGGCGTGGTGCGGCACTTCTGCGACCGGGTGGCGGTGATGTACCTCGGTCGGGTCGTCGAGATCGGCGACCGCGACTCGCTCTACGGCACGCCCGCGCACCCGTACACCCAGGCGCTGCTCTCCGCCGTACCTGACCTGGGAGTGGTGCGCGGCGCGACACCGAAGCCGCGGATCCGGCTGGCCGGCGACGTGCCCGGTCCGATGGACCCGCCGACCGGCTGCCGGTTCCGCAGCCGCTGCTGGAAGGCCGAGGAGATCTGCGCGACGACCACCCCGCCGTTGCTCCAGGTGGGTGACAGCCACGCGGCCGGCTGCCACTTCGCCGGGTCGTCGCAGGAGCCGGCGGCCGCCGGACAGGCCGCCTGA
- a CDS encoding ABC transporter permease — MVTEPQALRAGEPDDGRVQSVASPAAPVRTVSKSPTRIALARLRRDRIAMICAAICVAYILIAIFAPLLAGLEGQNATDLHQDLIDEFGFPMIGPTGEHWFGVEPRLGRDLFARWVYGARPSLIVAVAVTTITTIIGVVVGLVAGFTGGWVDRVLSWLIDLVLSLPYLLFAIASSAVLVAIFGGADGAGAEDVAQIRFISLICVLSFFGWASLARLVRGQVLSLREREFVAAAKVLGIPTRQVLFKELLPNLVAPIVVSVSLALPGYVVAEAGLTVLGAGLIEPTPSWGLTISAATTYYRADPLYLWLPVLGITILVLALSLLGDAVRDAFDPRTRR, encoded by the coding sequence ATGGTCACGGAGCCCCAGGCACTCCGCGCCGGAGAGCCGGACGACGGACGGGTGCAGAGCGTGGCGTCGCCCGCCGCCCCGGTCCGGACGGTCAGCAAGTCGCCGACCCGGATCGCCCTGGCCCGGCTACGCCGCGACCGGATCGCGATGATCTGCGCCGCGATCTGCGTCGCCTACATCCTGATCGCGATCTTCGCGCCGCTGCTCGCCGGGTTGGAGGGGCAGAACGCCACCGACCTGCACCAGGACCTGATCGACGAGTTCGGCTTCCCGATGATCGGCCCGACCGGCGAGCACTGGTTCGGGGTGGAGCCCCGCCTGGGCCGCGACCTCTTCGCCCGCTGGGTGTACGGCGCCCGCCCGTCGCTGATCGTCGCGGTCGCGGTCACCACCATCACCACGATCATCGGTGTGGTGGTGGGCCTCGTCGCCGGTTTCACCGGAGGCTGGGTCGACCGGGTGCTCTCCTGGCTGATCGACCTGGTGCTCAGCCTGCCGTACCTGCTGTTCGCGATCGCGAGCTCCGCCGTCCTGGTCGCGATCTTCGGTGGTGCCGACGGTGCCGGGGCCGAGGACGTCGCCCAGATCCGCTTCATCTCGCTGATCTGCGTGCTGTCGTTCTTCGGCTGGGCGAGCCTCGCCCGGCTGGTGCGGGGGCAGGTGCTCTCGCTGCGCGAGCGTGAGTTCGTCGCCGCCGCCAAGGTGCTCGGCATCCCCACCCGGCAGGTGCTCTTCAAGGAGCTGCTGCCCAACCTGGTCGCGCCGATCGTCGTCTCCGTGTCACTGGCCCTGCCCGGCTACGTGGTGGCCGAGGCCGGTCTCACCGTGCTCGGCGCCGGGTTGATCGAGCCCACGCCGTCCTGGGGTCTGACGATCTCCGCGGCGACCACGTACTACCGGGCCGATCCGCTCTACCTGTGGCTGCCCGTACTCGGCATCACGATCCTGGTGCTCGCCCTGAGCCTGCTCGGCGACGCCGTGCGCGACGCCTTCGACCCCCGGACCCGTCGATGA
- a CDS encoding ABC transporter permease, producing the protein MLIYILRRIASAVSVVIVTLVASFGLFFVAPTDPAGTICGQRCTPERYADISASLNLDQPVAQQVGEYLKGLAVGRTYHSGGLTIECAAPCLGYSYTLGQPVTKLIGQALPVTVSIVLGGAVVYLIAGILGGIIAARRRGTYLDRLMVGTSLGINAVPYFVVALLVSLYATFLPHAGYHPLLENPFTWAAGLLAAWLTLGLANAASYTRYARASMIETLGEDYIRTARAKGISERRVVYRHGLRAAITPIATIFGLDLAFQLTGAIFTEAMFGLPGLGVLTLRAFNQYDLPVLMGGVLIGSVVLVAMNLLVDILYTILDPRVRLG; encoded by the coding sequence GTGCTCATCTACATCCTGCGACGGATCGCCAGCGCGGTCTCCGTCGTCATCGTGACGCTGGTCGCCAGCTTCGGCCTGTTCTTCGTCGCCCCCACCGACCCGGCCGGGACGATCTGCGGCCAGCGCTGCACCCCGGAGCGCTACGCCGACATCAGCGCCAGCCTCAACCTCGACCAGCCCGTGGCGCAGCAGGTCGGCGAGTATCTCAAGGGGCTCGCGGTCGGGCGGACGTACCACTCCGGCGGGCTCACCATCGAGTGTGCCGCGCCCTGCCTCGGCTACTCGTACACCCTCGGTCAGCCGGTGACCAAGCTGATCGGGCAGGCGTTGCCGGTCACCGTCTCGATCGTCCTCGGCGGCGCGGTGGTCTACCTGATCGCCGGCATCCTCGGTGGCATCATCGCGGCCCGAAGACGAGGCACCTACCTGGACCGGCTCATGGTCGGCACCTCGCTCGGCATCAACGCCGTGCCGTACTTCGTGGTGGCGCTGCTCGTCTCGCTGTACGCGACGTTCCTGCCGCACGCCGGCTACCACCCGCTGCTGGAGAACCCGTTCACCTGGGCGGCCGGGCTCCTGGCCGCGTGGCTGACGCTGGGCCTGGCCAACGCCGCCTCGTACACCCGCTACGCCCGCGCGTCCATGATCGAAACGCTGGGCGAGGACTACATCCGTACCGCCCGCGCGAAGGGCATCAGCGAGCGCCGGGTCGTCTACCGCCACGGCCTGCGCGCCGCGATCACCCCGATCGCCACCATCTTCGGCCTCGACCTGGCGTTCCAGCTGACCGGTGCGATCTTCACCGAGGCGATGTTCGGGTTGCCCGGCCTCGGCGTGCTCACCCTGCGCGCGTTCAACCAGTACGACCTGCCGGTGCTGATGGGCGGGGTGCTGATCGGCTCGGTGGTGCTGGTCGCGATGAACCTGCTCGTCGACATCCTCTACACGATTCTCGACCCGCGAGTGAGGCTGGGATGA
- a CDS encoding ABC transporter ATP-binding protein, translated as MTEPQLLPTPDRRPETVSRARRVAADRTAGESYLEVTDLTVTFPTADGLVRAVQGLSYSLPLGRTLAVVGESGSGKSVSSMAIMGLHDPRSTRMTGSITVGGEEIVGMSPAELRKRRGANAAMIFQDPQSSLHPYFTVGDQIIEAYRAHHRVSKRVARDRAVDMLGRVGIPNPRRRLDDYPHQFSGGMRQRAMIAMALVNDPKLLIADEPTTALDVTVQAQILDLIMDLQQDFGSAVLFITHDLGVVAEIADDVLVMYGGRGVEYGRADSILGQPLHPYTWGLLESIPAVSGEPARLHPIPGTPPSLLALPTGCSFHPRCEFAGRVPGAACSVDLPDLASRTEDTTRTSRCHLTDPAGIFATDILPRLP; from the coding sequence ATGACCGAACCGCAGCTGCTGCCGACGCCGGACCGCCGGCCCGAGACGGTTTCCCGCGCTCGCCGGGTGGCCGCCGACCGGACCGCCGGGGAGTCCTACCTGGAGGTCACCGACCTCACCGTCACCTTCCCCACCGCCGACGGGCTCGTGCGGGCGGTCCAGGGGCTCAGCTACTCCCTGCCGCTGGGCCGCACCCTCGCGGTGGTCGGCGAATCCGGCTCCGGCAAGAGCGTGTCCAGCATGGCCATCATGGGCCTGCACGACCCGCGCAGCACCCGGATGACCGGCTCGATCACGGTCGGCGGCGAGGAGATCGTCGGTATGTCACCCGCCGAACTGCGCAAGCGGCGGGGCGCCAACGCCGCGATGATCTTCCAGGACCCGCAGTCGTCGCTGCACCCGTACTTCACCGTCGGCGACCAGATCATCGAGGCGTACCGCGCGCACCACCGGGTGTCCAAGCGGGTGGCCCGGGACCGGGCGGTCGACATGCTCGGCCGGGTCGGCATCCCCAACCCGCGCCGCCGCCTGGACGACTACCCGCACCAGTTCTCCGGCGGCATGCGGCAACGCGCCATGATCGCGATGGCGCTGGTCAACGACCCCAAGCTGCTGATCGCCGACGAACCCACCACCGCGCTGGACGTCACCGTGCAGGCGCAGATCCTCGATCTGATCATGGACTTGCAGCAGGACTTCGGCTCCGCGGTCCTCTTCATCACCCACGACCTCGGTGTCGTCGCCGAAATCGCCGACGACGTGCTGGTCATGTACGGCGGACGCGGCGTCGAGTACGGCCGGGCCGATTCGATCCTCGGCCAGCCACTGCACCCGTACACCTGGGGTCTGCTGGAGAGCATCCCGGCGGTCTCCGGCGAACCGGCCCGCCTGCACCCCATCCCCGGCACCCCGCCCAGCCTGCTCGCGCTGCCCACCGGGTGCTCGTTCCACCCCCGCTGCGAGTTCGCCGGCCGGGTGCCCGGCGCCGCGTGCTCGGTCGACCTGCCCGACCTGGCCTCCCGCACCGAGGACACCACCCGGACCTCCCGCTGCCACCTGACTGACCCGGCCGGGATCTTCGCCACCGACATCCTGCCCCGGCTGCCCTGA
- a CDS encoding ABC transporter substrate-binding protein: MRQLKVGLAAALAATMAVAGCGSPSSNNGSNGGGDAKGIETQQSALDPTAKGPAAEVPGAKKGGVITVYSQLTPNTFDPTDTYYADALAIEKLIFRSPTQFAIRNGKPVLVPDLTDLGTVSADKLTWTFKMQSGIKYADGSEVKVEDLAYAIKRSFAHDVYANGPTYQLANFKDGDKYKGPYTSGDDFAGVETPDATTLVIHLARPFADLPLYMTFPVFTPIPKAKDTKENYKNNPLATGPYQFDTYTPGTELKLKKNPNWDPNTDAVRHQYPDGFTFKWGGEDPKTQQQVLNSAGEDANALNYGPVDASLIPQLTGDKKAQLVQGEQPCTYSVQMDTRKIPLEIRKAIAKAYPYDQVNKAAGLNSFNSQPASTILPPSVPGYTKYDVLPGLSGVGQGDPAAAKADLEAAGKVGFELSWYYDNTKPIPQQTNQIRVDAFKAAGFTVKPIGVTTAELRSKIADYDAPVNMGQAPQGWCSDWPSGGSWFPVLFQSHSITDGTSWGQLTDKALDAKIDEIGNLPADQAVAKWGELDKEILGQYVALPRYYGKLAFAIGTNIGGAEGDASAGEPFYLNMFLKN, translated from the coding sequence GTGAGGCAACTGAAGGTTGGTCTCGCCGCCGCACTGGCCGCCACCATGGCGGTCGCCGGCTGCGGCAGCCCGTCGTCGAACAACGGCAGCAACGGCGGGGGTGACGCCAAGGGCATCGAGACCCAGCAGAGCGCGCTCGACCCGACCGCCAAGGGCCCGGCGGCCGAGGTGCCCGGCGCCAAGAAGGGCGGCGTGATCACGGTCTACTCCCAGCTGACCCCGAACACGTTCGACCCGACCGACACCTACTACGCCGACGCGCTGGCGATCGAGAAGCTGATCTTCCGCAGCCCGACCCAGTTCGCGATCCGCAACGGCAAGCCGGTGCTCGTGCCGGACCTGACCGACCTCGGCACCGTCTCGGCGGACAAGCTGACCTGGACGTTCAAGATGCAGTCGGGCATCAAGTACGCCGACGGCAGCGAGGTCAAGGTCGAGGACCTGGCGTACGCGATCAAGCGTTCGTTCGCCCACGACGTGTACGCCAACGGCCCGACGTACCAGCTGGCCAACTTCAAGGACGGCGACAAGTACAAGGGCCCCTACACCAGCGGCGACGACTTCGCTGGCGTGGAGACCCCGGACGCGACCACCCTGGTCATCCACCTGGCCCGGCCCTTCGCGGACCTGCCGCTCTACATGACCTTCCCGGTGTTCACGCCGATCCCCAAGGCCAAGGACACCAAGGAGAACTACAAGAACAACCCCCTGGCGACCGGGCCGTACCAGTTCGACACCTACACCCCGGGCACCGAGCTGAAGCTGAAGAAGAACCCGAACTGGGACCCGAACACCGACGCGGTGCGCCACCAGTACCCGGACGGCTTCACCTTCAAGTGGGGCGGTGAGGACCCGAAGACCCAGCAGCAGGTGCTCAACAGCGCCGGCGAGGACGCCAACGCCCTCAACTACGGCCCCGTCGACGCCTCGCTGATCCCGCAGCTGACCGGCGACAAGAAGGCCCAGCTGGTCCAGGGTGAGCAGCCCTGCACCTACTCCGTGCAGATGGACACCCGCAAGATCCCGCTGGAGATCCGCAAGGCGATCGCCAAGGCGTACCCGTACGACCAGGTCAACAAGGCCGCCGGTCTGAACAGCTTCAACTCCCAGCCGGCCAGCACCATCCTGCCGCCGAGCGTGCCGGGTTACACCAAGTACGACGTGCTGCCGGGCCTGAGCGGTGTCGGCCAGGGCGACCCGGCCGCGGCCAAGGCCGACCTGGAGGCCGCCGGCAAGGTGGGCTTCGAGCTCAGCTGGTACTACGACAACACCAAGCCGATCCCGCAGCAGACCAACCAGATCCGGGTCGACGCGTTCAAGGCGGCCGGCTTCACCGTCAAGCCGATCGGTGTCACCACCGCCGAGCTGCGCTCCAAGATCGCCGACTACGACGCTCCGGTCAACATGGGCCAGGCGCCGCAGGGTTGGTGCTCGGACTGGCCGAGCGGTGGCAGCTGGTTCCCGGTGCTCTTCCAGTCGCACAGCATCACCGACGGCACCAGCTGGGGCCAGCTCACCGACAAGGCGCTGGACGCCAAGATCGACGAGATCGGCAACCTCCCGGCCGACCAGGCCGTCGCCAAGTGGGGCGAGCTGGACAAGGAGATCCTGGGCCAGTACGTGGCGCTGCCGCGCTACTACGGCAAGCTCGCCTTCGCCATCGGCACGAACATCGGTGGCGCCGAGGGCGACGCCTCTGCGGGTGAGCCGTTCTACCTGAACATGTTCCTGAAGAACTGA
- a CDS encoding LLM class flavin-dependent oxidoreductase — MIGGDPARFAPYVELYHRALDQFGQERLPVSAHVPGFVADTDKEAADRLWPHARNMLNRIGRERGWPPATRARFEADIAERAWHVGSPETVARKVADTVRTLGLHRIDLKYATGTLAHEHLMSSIELYATKVIPRVRELLAE; from the coding sequence GTGATCGGGGGTGACCCGGCCCGGTTCGCGCCCTACGTCGAGCTGTACCACCGTGCCCTGGACCAGTTCGGTCAGGAACGCCTTCCGGTCAGCGCGCACGTGCCCGGCTTCGTGGCCGACACCGACAAGGAGGCGGCCGATCGGCTCTGGCCGCACGCCCGGAACATGTTGAACCGGATCGGCCGGGAGCGCGGGTGGCCGCCGGCCACCCGGGCCCGGTTCGAAGCCGACATCGCCGAGAGGGCCTGGCACGTCGGTTCACCGGAGACGGTGGCCCGCAAGGTCGCCGATACGGTGCGGACGCTCGGTCTGCACCGTATCGACCTCAAGTACGCCACCGGCACCCTCGCGCACGAGCACCTGATGAGCAGCATCGAGCTGTACGCCACGAAGGTGATCCCCCGGGTTCGGGAGCTCCTGGCCGAGTAG
- a CDS encoding metallophosphoesterase yields the protein MLVIAHLSDTHLDSHPRSAERTARVMDYLHSLPRPVDAILITGDIADHGEVAEYEIAAKLFDSPLPVMVCPGNHDVRDAYRKGLLGADHGGTGPINTRHDVAGAVFLLADSSVPGADEGHLDEETMAWLADELASVPAGTPTFIALHHPPVILHHPVIDPMRLLPADPLAALVAAHPPVVAVLTGHFHTAAASTFAGRPLRIAPGVVSTLRMPWEGEGALTTQTQPPGVAFHVYDDAGLLTTHYRVVV from the coding sequence ATGTTGGTCATCGCGCATCTCAGTGACACCCACCTCGACAGCCACCCCCGATCGGCCGAGCGGACCGCCCGGGTCATGGACTACCTGCACAGCCTGCCCCGACCGGTCGACGCGATCCTGATCACCGGGGACATCGCCGACCACGGCGAGGTGGCCGAGTACGAGATCGCCGCGAAGCTCTTCGACTCCCCGCTGCCGGTCATGGTCTGCCCCGGCAACCACGATGTGCGCGACGCGTACCGCAAGGGTCTGCTCGGTGCCGACCACGGCGGCACCGGCCCGATCAACACCCGCCACGACGTGGCGGGGGCGGTCTTCCTCCTCGCCGACTCCTCCGTGCCCGGTGCGGACGAGGGCCACCTGGACGAGGAGACCATGGCCTGGCTCGCGGACGAGTTGGCTTCGGTGCCGGCCGGGACGCCGACGTTCATCGCCCTGCATCACCCGCCGGTGATTTTGCACCACCCGGTCATCGACCCGATGCGCCTTCTGCCGGCCGACCCGCTGGCCGCGCTCGTCGCCGCCCACCCACCGGTCGTCGCCGTGCTGACCGGGCATTTCCACACCGCCGCCGCGAGCACCTTCGCGGGCCGTCCACTGCGGATCGCGCCGGGGGTGGTCTCCACCCTGCGGATGCCCTGGGAGGGTGAGGGCGCGTTGACCACCCAGACCCAGCCGCCCGGCGTCGCGTTCCACGTGTACGACGACGCCGGACTGCTCACCACCCACTACCGGGTGGTGGTCTGA
- a CDS encoding SEC-C domain-containing protein, with amino-acid sequence MPTKDVLTKSDLAELRRSALGTANPLGVAADLAEAAEQGRLEDPDDAGDALTLAAEIAEIRARPEAALRYAEQALAAYPSADDPRAGFARALRARALFRAGGRDDEAMAELTALRPLLSVQPDAPAYVSAALDVGGRSALAETWLSEAVDTLLSERATGASGAASTTIDPVVDLGPPDAPGVAFFLLQQRHRVRRNLNLPHDRQDDLADRLETQLVRRAGERRDAESDLLFWPRAEFDRLLAEHPALTEVYGPDWDAHRGRLETELVRLRSAGQAGLGVFGATVAGLTAFAGRRGGDPADTAVRAGYAAEVSARPSARIAWPPERNDPCWCGSGLKYKKDCLPRSRG; translated from the coding sequence GTGCCGACGAAAGACGTACTCACCAAGTCTGACCTCGCCGAACTTCGCCGCTCGGCGCTCGGGACCGCCAATCCGCTCGGCGTCGCCGCCGATCTTGCCGAGGCGGCCGAGCAGGGCCGACTGGAGGATCCGGACGACGCCGGCGACGCGTTGACCCTCGCCGCCGAGATCGCCGAGATCCGGGCCCGGCCCGAGGCCGCGCTGCGGTACGCGGAGCAGGCGCTGGCGGCGTACCCGTCCGCAGATGATCCGCGCGCCGGGTTCGCCCGCGCGCTGCGGGCCCGGGCCCTGTTCCGGGCCGGCGGTCGCGACGACGAGGCGATGGCGGAGCTGACCGCGCTACGGCCCCTGCTGTCCGTCCAGCCCGACGCCCCCGCCTACGTCAGTGCCGCGCTGGACGTCGGTGGGCGTTCGGCGCTCGCCGAGACGTGGCTGAGCGAGGCGGTCGACACCCTGCTCAGCGAGCGTGCGACCGGAGCGTCCGGGGCGGCCAGCACCACCATCGACCCGGTCGTCGATCTCGGCCCGCCGGACGCGCCCGGCGTCGCCTTCTTCCTGCTGCAGCAACGGCATCGGGTACGCCGCAACCTCAACCTGCCGCACGACCGGCAGGACGACCTGGCGGACCGGCTGGAGACCCAGCTCGTGCGTCGGGCCGGGGAGCGCAGAGACGCCGAGTCGGATCTGCTCTTCTGGCCGCGGGCCGAGTTCGATCGCCTGCTCGCCGAGCATCCCGCTCTCACCGAGGTGTACGGGCCGGACTGGGACGCGCACCGGGGCCGGCTGGAGACCGAGCTGGTTCGGCTGCGCAGCGCCGGTCAGGCCGGGTTGGGTGTGTTCGGCGCGACAGTCGCCGGGTTGACCGCGTTCGCCGGTCGACGGGGCGGCGATCCGGCCGACACAGCGGTCCGGGCGGGCTACGCGGCCGAGGTGTCGGCGCGGCCCAGCGCACGGATCGCCTGGCCTCCGGAGCGCAACGACCCCTGCTGGTGTGGGTCGGGCCTGAAGTACAAGAAGGACTGCCTGCCGCGTTCCCGCGGCTGA
- a CDS encoding LysE family translocator translates to MHGVAVLGFLIAVAPITATPGASLTLVVSRVATGGRRQGWWVILGTVTGLYVHATLAAVGLAALVLRSSQAFWVVKLVGAAYLVGLGLWLLWSASRRRTGAGQRPTVRPRRLPWRVDHPYLQGLLGNVLNPKAAAIYLTLAPQFLEPGRPVLVPMLLLATAHAALHTCWLAGWTAVSGAAARLLRTAAVRRMLDRLTGVILVGLGVRAATT, encoded by the coding sequence ATGCACGGAGTCGCGGTGCTCGGCTTCCTGATCGCCGTCGCGCCGATCACCGCCACGCCGGGCGCGAGCCTGACCCTGGTCGTCTCGCGGGTCGCCACCGGCGGACGACGGCAGGGCTGGTGGGTGATCCTGGGTACGGTGACCGGGCTCTACGTGCACGCCACCCTGGCCGCTGTCGGGCTGGCCGCACTGGTGCTCCGCTCGTCGCAGGCGTTCTGGGTGGTCAAGCTCGTCGGTGCCGCCTACCTGGTCGGGCTGGGGCTCTGGCTGCTCTGGTCCGCGTCCCGCCGTCGGACGGGGGCCGGGCAGCGACCGACGGTCCGCCCCCGGAGGCTGCCCTGGCGGGTGGACCACCCGTACCTGCAGGGGCTGCTCGGCAACGTCCTGAACCCCAAGGCCGCGGCCATCTACCTCACCCTGGCGCCGCAGTTCCTCGAACCGGGTCGACCGGTGCTGGTGCCGATGCTGCTCCTCGCCACGGCGCACGCCGCGCTGCACACCTGCTGGCTCGCTGGCTGGACCGCGGTCTCCGGTGCCGCCGCCCGGCTGCTGCGCACCGCGGCGGTGCGGCGAATGCTCGATCGGCTGACCGGCGTGATCCTGGTCGGCCTCGGTGTCCGGGCGGCGACGACCTGA